Proteins found in one Paraburkholderia caballeronis genomic segment:
- a CDS encoding VOC family protein, whose translation MTALRLSLDHLVVSARTLAEGVQYVTDTLGVAPAGGGAHPLMRTHNRLLGLWGGAYLEVIAIDPAAASDTAARPRLFAFDDPAMQTRLASGPYLSHWVARVEPPRNLERWRAQYPARIADVVPMTRGDFAWSLTVPGDGAFPAWQEAGDGVLPSLIQWDTPRHPSQTLPDSGLALKALHGFHPRADVVREQLEWLGAAHLIDVQAADAPALAAEFETPSGLRRLGA comes from the coding sequence ATGACCGCACTTCGCCTGAGCCTCGATCATCTCGTCGTTTCCGCCCGCACGCTCGCAGAGGGCGTGCAGTACGTGACCGACACGCTCGGCGTCGCGCCGGCCGGCGGCGGCGCGCATCCGCTGATGCGCACGCACAACCGGCTGCTCGGCCTGTGGGGCGGCGCGTATCTGGAGGTGATCGCGATCGACCCGGCCGCTGCGTCCGACACCGCTGCCCGCCCGCGCCTGTTCGCATTCGACGACCCGGCCATGCAGACGCGGCTCGCAAGCGGCCCGTACCTGTCGCACTGGGTCGCGCGCGTCGAGCCGCCGAGGAACCTCGAACGCTGGCGCGCGCAGTATCCGGCGCGCATCGCGGACGTCGTGCCGATGACGCGCGGCGACTTCGCGTGGTCGCTGACGGTCCCCGGCGACGGCGCGTTCCCCGCGTGGCAGGAGGCGGGCGACGGCGTGCTGCCGTCGCTGATCCAGTGGGACACGCCGCGCCACCCGTCGCAAACGCTGCCCGACTCGGGCCTCGCGCTGAAGGCGCTGCACGGCTTCCATCCGCGGGCCGACGTCGTGCGCGAGCAACTCGAATGGCTCGGCGCCGCGCACCTGATCGACGTGCAGGCCGCCGACGCGCCCGCGCTGGCCGCCGAATTCGAAACCCCGTCGGGCCTGCGCAGACTCGGCGCGTGA
- a CDS encoding DMT family transporter — MKARETQGMLLGLVGVTIFSLTLPMTRIVVAEFHPLLNGLGRALVAAVPAAALLAWRRESWPTWPQMKSLAVVSLGVIVAFPVFSAWAMKTVPASHGAIVNGLQPLAVAIYAAWLSRERPSKAFWASALAGSALVVAFALQAGGGALHAGDFWMLVAVGIGALGYAEGARLARTLGGWQVICWALVLSAPFLALPVGWLAWDHHLHHPGPVAMRTWLAFGYVTLFSQFIGFFAWYAGLAMGGTARVGQVQLLQIFFTIALSALLFGEPVAPSAWLYAAAVIATVVLGRRATVRSAPLPVRAA, encoded by the coding sequence ATGAAAGCCCGCGAAACCCAAGGCATGCTGCTCGGCCTCGTCGGCGTGACGATCTTCAGTCTCACGCTGCCGATGACGCGCATCGTCGTCGCCGAATTCCATCCGCTGCTGAACGGCCTCGGCCGCGCGCTCGTGGCCGCGGTGCCGGCCGCCGCGCTGCTCGCGTGGCGTCGCGAGTCATGGCCGACGTGGCCGCAGATGAAAAGCCTCGCGGTCGTCTCGCTCGGCGTGATCGTCGCGTTCCCGGTGTTCTCCGCGTGGGCGATGAAGACGGTGCCGGCGTCGCACGGCGCGATCGTCAACGGCCTGCAGCCGCTCGCGGTCGCGATCTACGCGGCATGGCTGTCGCGCGAGCGGCCGTCGAAGGCGTTCTGGGCGAGCGCGCTCGCCGGCAGCGCGCTCGTCGTCGCGTTCGCGTTGCAGGCCGGCGGCGGCGCGCTGCACGCGGGCGACTTCTGGATGCTCGTCGCGGTCGGCATCGGCGCGCTCGGTTACGCGGAAGGCGCGCGGCTCGCGCGCACGCTCGGCGGCTGGCAGGTGATCTGCTGGGCGCTCGTGCTGTCCGCGCCGTTCCTCGCGCTGCCGGTCGGCTGGCTCGCGTGGGACCATCATCTGCATCATCCGGGGCCGGTCGCGATGAGGACATGGCTCGCGTTCGGCTACGTGACGCTGTTCTCGCAGTTCATCGGCTTCTTCGCGTGGTACGCGGGGCTCGCGATGGGCGGCACCGCGCGCGTCGGCCAGGTGCAGCTATTGCAGATTTTCTTCACGATCGCGCTGTCGGCGCTGCTGTTCGGCGAGCCGGTCGCGCCGTCCGCGTGGCTGTACGCGGCGGCCGTGATCGCGACCGTCGTGCTCGGCCGGCGCGCGACGGTCCGCAGCGCGCCGCTGCCGGTTCGCGCCGCCTGA
- a CDS encoding aminotransferase-like domain-containing protein, translating to MDHSDLQAAPAWQLSERALKLTSSAIREILKVTERPEVISFAGGLPSPATFPAEEMRAAADRILRDEPAAALQYSATEGYLPLREWIAARHSTGGVQIRASQVLITTGSQQALDLLGKVLVSPGKPVLVETPTYLGALQSFSLYEPRYVQLPTDERGLIPETLAPDLTADARVLYAIPNFQNPTGRRLPLERRRALAEFAKRAPFPIVEDDPYGALDYAGEPLPTLLSMAPEHIVHLGSFSKVLAPGLRVGYIIAPEDLHFKLVQAKQATDLHTPSFTQRIVHEVVKDGFLDTHVPKIRTLYRSQCDAMIAALERYMPEGVTWNRPEGGMFIWASLPAHIDTMKLLEEAVARNVAFVPGAPFYANDAQHNTLRLSFVTVPPAKIDEGIATLAALIRARA from the coding sequence ATGGACCATAGCGATCTTCAAGCCGCGCCCGCGTGGCAACTGTCCGAACGCGCGCTCAAGCTGACCAGTTCCGCGATCCGCGAGATCCTGAAGGTCACCGAACGGCCTGAAGTCATCTCGTTCGCGGGCGGCCTGCCGTCGCCGGCGACGTTCCCGGCCGAGGAAATGCGCGCCGCCGCCGACCGCATCCTGCGCGACGAGCCGGCCGCCGCGCTCCAGTACAGCGCGACCGAAGGTTACCTGCCGCTGCGCGAGTGGATCGCCGCGCGCCATTCGACCGGCGGCGTGCAGATCCGCGCGTCGCAGGTGCTGATCACGACCGGCTCCCAGCAGGCGCTCGACCTGCTCGGCAAGGTGCTGGTGTCGCCCGGCAAGCCGGTGCTGGTCGAGACGCCGACCTACCTCGGCGCATTGCAGTCGTTCTCGCTGTACGAGCCGCGCTACGTGCAGTTGCCCACCGACGAACGCGGGCTGATTCCCGAAACCCTGGCGCCGGACCTGACCGCCGACGCGCGCGTGCTGTACGCGATCCCGAACTTCCAGAACCCGACCGGCCGCCGGCTGCCGCTGGAGCGCCGCCGCGCGCTCGCGGAATTCGCGAAACGCGCGCCGTTCCCGATCGTCGAAGACGATCCGTACGGCGCGCTCGACTACGCGGGCGAGCCGCTGCCGACGCTCCTGTCGATGGCGCCGGAGCACATCGTGCATCTCGGCTCGTTCTCGAAGGTGCTCGCGCCGGGGCTGCGGGTCGGCTACATCATCGCGCCCGAGGATCTGCACTTCAAACTCGTGCAGGCGAAGCAGGCGACCGACCTGCACACGCCGAGCTTCACGCAGCGCATCGTGCACGAGGTCGTGAAGGACGGTTTCCTCGACACCCACGTGCCGAAGATCCGCACGCTGTACCGCAGCCAGTGCGACGCGATGATCGCGGCGCTCGAACGCTACATGCCGGAAGGCGTCACGTGGAACCGGCCCGAAGGCGGCATGTTCATCTGGGCGAGCCTGCCCGCGCACATCGACACGATGAAGCTGCTCGAAGAGGCGGTCGCGCGGAACGTCGCGTTCGTGCCGGGCGCGCCGTTTTATGCGAACGACGCGCAGCACAACACGCTGCGGCTGTCGTTCGTCACGGTGCCGCCCGCGAAGATCGACGAAGGCATCGCGACGCTCGCCGCGCTGATCCGCGCGCGGGCCTGA
- a CDS encoding RidA family protein, with amino-acid sequence MADLNVYDRLEQLGIELPVAGAPAAAYVMSAQSGNTVYLSGHIAKKDGKVWAGKLGDTLTTDEGKAAARAIAIDLLATLHAHTGDLNKVTRIVKLMSLVNSTLTFTEQHIVTNGASELIADVFGERGKHARSAFGVAQIPLGACVEIELIAEVA; translated from the coding sequence ATGGCTGACCTCAACGTCTACGACCGGCTCGAACAACTCGGCATCGAACTGCCGGTGGCCGGCGCCCCGGCCGCCGCGTACGTGATGAGCGCGCAGAGCGGCAACACCGTGTACCTGTCCGGACACATCGCGAAGAAGGACGGCAAGGTGTGGGCCGGCAAGCTCGGCGACACGCTGACCACCGACGAAGGCAAGGCCGCCGCGCGCGCGATCGCGATCGACCTGCTCGCGACGCTGCACGCGCATACCGGCGACCTGAACAAGGTCACGCGGATCGTGAAGCTGATGAGCCTCGTGAACTCGACGCTCACGTTCACCGAGCAGCACATCGTGACGAACGGCGCGTCCGAACTGATCGCGGACGTGTTCGGCGAGCGCGGCAAGCACGCGCGCTCGGCGTTCGGCGTCGCGCAGATTCCGCTCGGCGCGTGCGTCGAGATCGAACTGATCGCCGAAGTCGCATAA
- a CDS encoding PhzF family phenazine biosynthesis protein, with protein sequence MTARTVRFKQVDVFTPVPFKGNALAVVFDADALDDAQMQSIARWTNLSETTFVVAPTDPAADYRVRIFTTGGELPFAGHPTLGTAHALLDSGYRPKTPGRLVQQCGVGLVELAEQRDGGWAFSAPPARVAPLPPSQYDALAAALRTDAIDFSAAPTAVNNGAPWLVVRMQSAAACLALAPDTQALASIVHAAGAHGVAAYGPHPAGGPATFEVRCLMVGDSFGVGEDPVTGSANAAIAGLLTQQQRRPGPRYTARQGTAIGRDGRIRVEYDDDAGKTWIGGESVTVFDGTCRLP encoded by the coding sequence ATGACCGCCCGCACCGTTCGCTTCAAGCAGGTCGACGTGTTCACGCCGGTTCCGTTCAAGGGCAACGCGCTCGCGGTCGTGTTCGACGCCGATGCGCTCGACGACGCGCAGATGCAGTCGATCGCCCGCTGGACCAACCTGTCCGAAACCACTTTCGTCGTCGCGCCGACCGATCCGGCCGCCGACTATCGCGTGCGCATCTTCACGACCGGCGGCGAGCTGCCGTTCGCCGGCCATCCGACGCTCGGCACCGCGCACGCGCTGCTCGACAGCGGCTACCGGCCGAAAACCCCGGGCCGGCTCGTGCAGCAATGCGGCGTCGGTCTCGTCGAACTGGCCGAACAGCGCGACGGCGGCTGGGCGTTCAGCGCGCCGCCCGCGCGCGTCGCGCCGCTGCCGCCGTCGCAATACGACGCGCTGGCCGCGGCGCTGCGCACCGACGCGATCGACTTCTCCGCCGCGCCGACCGCGGTGAACAACGGCGCGCCGTGGCTCGTCGTGCGGATGCAGTCGGCCGCCGCGTGCCTCGCGCTCGCGCCGGATACCCAGGCGCTCGCGTCGATCGTGCATGCCGCCGGCGCGCACGGCGTCGCCGCCTATGGCCCGCATCCGGCCGGCGGCCCGGCGACGTTCGAGGTCCGCTGCCTGATGGTCGGCGACAGCTTCGGCGTCGGCGAAGACCCGGTGACCGGCAGCGCGAACGCCGCGATCGCCGGCCTGCTGACGCAGCAGCAGCGCCGCCCCGGCCCGCGCTATACCGCGCGCCAGGGCACCGCGATCGGCCGCGACGGCCGCATCCGCGTCGAATACGACGACGATGCGGGCAAGACGTGGATCGGCGGCGAATCGGTGACGGTGTTCGACGGCACCTGCCGGCTTCCGTGA
- a CDS encoding bifunctional diguanylate cyclase/phosphodiesterase: MVLWAVIFTRLSVEKEATLREASASAAILSAALEQHTVKAIHQVDQITRFVKYEYEKAPAHFDLATTVDNAVVQSDSLVQVSLLDARGRLVANTSDSNPKPIDLSDREHFRVHQRANTDQLFISRPLTGRLSGHQTLQFTRRLNHPDGSFAGVVVVSEDPSYFTSDFYNNAAIGRDGVIAVVSDDGAVLARRTGSAEHAAGTFSASGVYPLSEHVSGIYADPIDQVTRLVSYRHIDGYPLGVLVGLSEAEEFADYHHTRDVYLLMATFVSLAILSFFAVATGLIGKLLGREREMTQLVQYDILTGLPNRYSTLQRLRHEVTQPGNLGRLAILFIDLDNFKTVNDTLGHNAGDIVLQMSAARLADAVGSAGTLSRIGGDEFVVIVKGDDIEERAVALAEATGAAFMHPFDVRGSTFVLHASTGIALFTVEHESEIDLLKKADLAMYAAKEAGRNCFRFYSPQLGHRADHLMKWEQQLRVALDDGQIFLAYQPKIDLRRRCITGFEALARWNHPQYGLIPAGEFIPVAESTGLIVPIGDFVIRTACAQLAQWQREGHETLTLAVNISAVQFWRGDLYETVAHAIESTGIDARRLELEITETAMMEYPDLVSEKIFALKRLGVHIALDDFGTGYSSLSYLSRFKVDTLKVDRSFVQAIPADRSVCVMVSAIVNLARSLGLTVVVEGTETEEQVAWLSALGPIEAQGFLFSRPVPASDVPALIERYGVCGVDVAAGRRERLAERVSDAPQPR, from the coding sequence ATGGTGCTGTGGGCGGTGATCTTCACCCGGCTGTCGGTCGAAAAGGAAGCGACGCTGCGCGAGGCGAGCGCGTCGGCCGCGATCCTGTCGGCCGCGCTCGAACAGCACACGGTGAAGGCGATCCATCAGGTCGACCAGATCACCCGCTTCGTCAAATACGAATATGAAAAGGCGCCGGCCCATTTCGACCTCGCGACCACCGTCGACAACGCGGTCGTGCAAAGCGACTCGCTCGTGCAGGTGTCGCTGCTCGACGCGCGGGGCCGCCTCGTCGCGAACACGTCGGATTCGAATCCGAAGCCGATCGACCTCTCCGACCGCGAGCACTTCCGCGTCCATCAACGCGCGAACACCGACCAGCTGTTCATCAGCCGGCCGCTGACCGGCCGCCTGTCCGGCCACCAGACGTTGCAGTTCACGCGGCGGCTCAACCATCCGGACGGTTCGTTCGCGGGCGTCGTCGTGGTGTCCGAGGACCCGAGCTACTTCACGAGCGACTTCTACAACAACGCGGCGATCGGCCGGGACGGCGTGATCGCGGTGGTGTCCGACGACGGCGCGGTGCTCGCGCGCCGCACCGGCAGCGCCGAGCACGCGGCCGGCACGTTCTCCGCGAGCGGCGTCTATCCGTTGTCCGAACATGTATCGGGCATCTATGCGGACCCGATCGACCAGGTCACGCGGCTCGTGTCGTACCGGCACATCGACGGTTATCCGCTCGGCGTGCTGGTCGGGCTGTCCGAGGCCGAGGAGTTCGCGGACTACCACCACACGCGCGACGTCTATCTGCTGATGGCGACGTTCGTGTCGCTCGCGATCCTGTCGTTCTTCGCGGTCGCGACCGGGCTGATCGGCAAGCTGCTCGGCCGCGAGCGCGAGATGACCCAGCTCGTGCAGTACGACATCCTGACCGGCCTGCCGAACCGCTATTCGACGCTGCAGCGGCTGCGCCACGAGGTCACGCAGCCGGGCAACCTCGGCCGGCTCGCGATCCTGTTCATCGACCTGGACAACTTCAAGACCGTCAACGACACGCTCGGCCACAACGCCGGCGACATCGTGCTGCAGATGAGCGCCGCGCGGCTCGCGGACGCGGTCGGCAGCGCCGGCACGCTGTCGCGGATCGGCGGCGACGAGTTCGTCGTGATCGTGAAAGGCGACGACATCGAGGAACGCGCGGTCGCGCTCGCGGAAGCGACCGGCGCGGCGTTCATGCATCCGTTCGACGTGCGCGGCAGCACCTTCGTGCTGCATGCGAGCACCGGCATCGCGCTCTTCACGGTCGAGCACGAAAGCGAGATCGACCTGCTGAAGAAAGCGGACCTCGCGATGTACGCGGCGAAGGAAGCGGGCCGCAACTGCTTCCGGTTCTACTCGCCGCAGCTCGGGCATCGCGCCGACCATCTGATGAAGTGGGAGCAGCAGCTACGCGTCGCGCTCGACGACGGCCAGATCTTCCTCGCGTACCAGCCGAAGATCGACCTGCGCCGGCGCTGCATCACCGGCTTCGAGGCCCTGGCGCGCTGGAACCATCCGCAGTACGGGCTGATCCCCGCGGGCGAATTCATTCCGGTTGCCGAATCGACCGGGCTGATCGTGCCGATCGGCGATTTCGTGATCCGCACCGCCTGCGCGCAACTTGCGCAATGGCAACGCGAAGGTCACGAAACGCTGACGCTCGCGGTCAACATCTCGGCCGTGCAGTTCTGGCGCGGCGACCTGTACGAGACCGTCGCGCATGCGATCGAATCGACCGGCATCGATGCGCGCCGGCTCGAACTGGAGATCACCGAAACCGCGATGATGGAGTATCCGGACCTCGTGTCCGAGAAGATCTTCGCGCTGAAGCGGCTCGGCGTGCATATCGCGCTCGACGACTTCGGCACCGGTTATTCGTCGCTGTCGTACCTGAGCCGCTTCAAGGTCGACACGCTGAAGGTGGACCGCTCGTTCGTGCAGGCGATTCCGGCCGACCGCAGCGTATGCGTGATGGTGTCCGCGATCGTGAACCTCGCGCGCTCGCTCGGGCTCACGGTGGTCGTCGAAGGCACCGAGACCGAGGAGCAGGTCGCGTGGCTGTCGGCGCTCGGGCCGATCGAGGCGCAGGGGTTCCTGTTCTCGCGGCCGGTGCCGGCGAGCGACGTGCCGGCGCTGATCGAGCGTTACGGCGTCTGCGGCGTCGACGTGGCGGCGGGCCGGCGCGAACGGCTGGCGGAGCGCGTCAGCGACGCGCCGCAGCCGCGCTGA
- a CDS encoding CopD family protein produces the protein MGHAIVVALFLHLLAVAVWVGGMIFAHFCLRPALEDLSPQLRLPLWESVFGRFFNWVGGAVIVILLSGGFLLMQFGGGHATWQLHAMAGLGVLMMLIFGHIRFALFPRVRRAVQAQRWPDGARAVGTVRRLVVVNIVLGVVTIGVALLARGF, from the coding sequence ATGGGCCACGCGATCGTAGTCGCGCTTTTTCTGCATCTGCTGGCTGTCGCCGTCTGGGTCGGCGGCATGATCTTCGCGCATTTCTGCCTGCGCCCCGCGCTCGAAGACCTGTCGCCGCAACTGCGGCTGCCGCTGTGGGAGTCGGTGTTCGGCCGCTTCTTCAACTGGGTCGGCGGCGCGGTGATCGTGATCCTGCTGTCCGGCGGGTTCCTGCTGATGCAGTTCGGCGGCGGTCATGCGACGTGGCAACTGCATGCGATGGCCGGCCTCGGCGTGCTGATGATGCTGATCTTCGGCCACATCCGCTTCGCGCTGTTTCCGCGCGTGCGCCGCGCGGTGCAGGCGCAACGCTGGCCCGACGGCGCGCGCGCGGTCGGCACGGTGCGCCGGCTCGTCGTCGTGAACATCGTGCTCGGCGTCGTGACGATCGGCGTCGCGCTGCTCGCGCGCGGTTTCTGA
- the parC gene encoding DNA topoisomerase IV subunit A, with the protein MNQDDLFTEPATAPDGDFLTLGHYAERAYLDYAVSVVKGRALPDVCDGQKPVQRRILFAMNEMGLSDNAKPVKSARVVGDVLGKYHPHGDQSAYDALVRLAQDFSMRYPLIDGQGNFGSRDGDGAAAMRYTEARLTPIAKLLLDEINMGTVDFMPNYDGSFEEPRTLPARLPMLLLNGASGIAVGLATEIPSHNLREVAAAAVALIRNPRMSHAELMEKVPGPDFPGGGQIISSEAEIAAAYETGRGSLKVRARWKIEEMARGQWQLVITELPPNTSGQKVLEEIEELTNPKIKLGKKTLTPEQLQTKQSMLALLDTVRDESGKDAPVRLVFEPKTSRIDQTEFVTSLLANTSLESNAPLNLVMIGADGRPRQKGIGEILQEWVGFRFATLTRRTQHRLTKVDDRIHILEGRMIVFLNIDEVIRIIREADEPKAALMSAFGLSERQAEDILEIRLRQLARLEKIKIEKELEELRDEKAKLEELLANESSMKRLMIREIEADAKQYGDERRTLIQQEKRATFEVRVVDEPVTVVVSQKGWVRALKGHGLDPAGFMFKAGDGLYGVFQCRTPDTLIAWGSNGRVYSVAVALLPGGRGDGVPVTSLIELEAGSHLLHYFAAPADQALLLASSNGFGFVAKIGDMVSRVKAGKSFMTIDAGETPLAPMPMLPDATQVACLSGGGRLLVFGLDEMKTLAGGGRGVTLMALDDNEKLVQALAINKAGVLLLGTGRGGKAGEERLAGGALEPHVGKRARKGRAPDTKLKVSGMRPVLAG; encoded by the coding sequence ATGAACCAAGACGATCTTTTCACCGAACCGGCCACCGCGCCCGACGGCGATTTCCTGACGCTCGGCCACTACGCGGAGCGCGCGTATCTCGACTACGCGGTGAGCGTGGTGAAGGGCCGCGCGCTGCCGGACGTCTGCGACGGCCAGAAGCCGGTGCAGCGCCGCATCCTGTTCGCGATGAACGAGATGGGCCTGTCCGACAACGCGAAGCCGGTGAAGTCCGCGCGCGTCGTCGGCGACGTGCTCGGCAAGTATCACCCGCACGGCGACCAGTCCGCGTACGACGCGCTGGTGCGGCTCGCGCAGGACTTCTCGATGCGTTATCCGCTGATCGACGGCCAGGGCAACTTCGGCTCGCGCGACGGCGACGGCGCGGCGGCGATGCGCTACACCGAAGCGCGCCTCACGCCGATCGCGAAGCTGCTGCTCGACGAAATCAACATGGGCACGGTTGATTTCATGCCGAACTACGACGGCTCGTTCGAGGAGCCGCGCACGCTGCCCGCGCGGCTGCCGATGCTGCTGCTGAACGGCGCATCGGGCATCGCGGTCGGCCTCGCGACCGAGATCCCGTCGCACAACCTGCGCGAAGTCGCGGCGGCGGCGGTCGCGCTGATCCGCAATCCGCGCATGTCGCACGCGGAACTGATGGAGAAGGTTCCCGGGCCGGACTTCCCGGGCGGCGGCCAGATCATTTCGAGCGAGGCGGAGATCGCCGCCGCGTACGAGACCGGGCGCGGCAGCCTGAAGGTGCGCGCGCGCTGGAAGATCGAGGAGATGGCGCGCGGCCAGTGGCAACTGGTGATCACCGAACTGCCGCCGAACACGTCGGGCCAGAAGGTGCTCGAGGAGATCGAGGAACTGACGAACCCGAAGATCAAGCTCGGCAAGAAGACGCTGACGCCGGAACAGCTGCAGACGAAGCAGTCGATGCTCGCGCTGCTCGACACGGTGCGCGACGAGTCCGGCAAGGACGCGCCGGTGCGCCTCGTGTTCGAGCCGAAGACGAGCCGCATCGACCAGACCGAGTTCGTCACGTCGCTGCTCGCGAACACGAGCCTCGAATCGAACGCGCCGCTGAACCTCGTGATGATCGGCGCGGACGGGCGTCCGCGCCAGAAGGGGATCGGCGAGATCCTGCAGGAGTGGGTCGGGTTCCGCTTCGCGACGCTCACGCGCCGCACGCAGCATCGGCTGACGAAGGTGGACGACCGCATCCACATCCTCGAAGGGCGGATGATCGTCTTCCTGAACATCGACGAGGTGATCCGCATCATTCGCGAGGCCGACGAGCCGAAGGCCGCGCTGATGTCCGCGTTTGGCCTCTCGGAGCGCCAGGCCGAGGACATTCTCGAAATCCGGCTGCGTCAGCTGGCGCGGCTCGAAAAGATCAAGATCGAGAAGGAACTCGAAGAACTGCGCGACGAGAAGGCGAAACTCGAAGAACTGCTCGCGAACGAGTCGTCGATGAAGCGGCTGATGATCCGTGAGATCGAGGCGGACGCGAAGCAGTACGGCGACGAGCGCCGCACGCTGATCCAGCAGGAGAAGCGCGCGACGTTCGAAGTGCGCGTCGTCGACGAGCCGGTGACGGTGGTCGTGTCGCAGAAGGGCTGGGTGCGCGCGCTGAAGGGCCACGGGCTCGATCCGGCCGGCTTCATGTTCAAGGCGGGCGACGGGCTCTATGGCGTGTTCCAGTGCCGCACGCCGGACACGCTGATCGCGTGGGGCAGCAACGGCCGCGTGTATTCGGTCGCGGTGGCGCTGCTGCCGGGCGGGCGCGGCGACGGCGTGCCGGTCACGTCGCTGATCGAACTCGAAGCGGGCTCGCATCTGTTGCACTACTTCGCCGCGCCGGCCGACCAGGCGCTGCTGCTTGCGTCGAGCAACGGTTTCGGTTTCGTCGCGAAGATCGGCGACATGGTGAGCCGCGTGAAGGCGGGCAAGTCGTTCATGACGATCGACGCGGGCGAGACGCCGCTCGCGCCGATGCCGATGCTGCCGGACGCAACGCAGGTCGCGTGCCTGTCCGGCGGCGGGCGGCTGCTGGTGTTCGGCCTCGACGAGATGAAGACGCTGGCGGGCGGCGGACGCGGCGTCACGCTGATGGCGCTCGACGACAACGAGAAGCTCGTGCAGGCGCTCGCGATCAACAAGGCGGGCGTCCTGCTGCTCGGTACCGGCCGCGGCGGCAAGGCCGGCGAGGAACGGCTCGCGGGCGGCGCGCTGGAGCCGCACGTCGGCAAGCGCGCGCGCAAGGGCCGCGCGCCGGACACGAAGCTGAAGGTGAGCGGCATGCGTCCCGTGCTCGCGGGCTGA